The following are from one region of the Candidatus Zixiibacteriota bacterium genome:
- a CDS encoding FAD-dependent oxidoreductase, translating to MDLKIGVYICQGCEIGKSLDIDQLIKESEAGKCAVCKNKEILCSKEAIEEIHRDIAEQQLNRVVICACSGRTFPELFDFGPEILTDRVSLREYVAWTHPANDEDTQMLAEDYVRMGIAKVSHGEPPVPFIEETSKDILVIGGGMTGMTAARAAAEAGYKVVLVEKENQLGGWAAKFKKVFPKHPPYDELENPGFEELVDVVSKHKNIALHKSTKVKKISGEPGKFEVVLESNGQTTELKTGAIIQASGWRPYDANKLGHLGYGLSPDVVTNIQIEEMVNNGGIKRPSNGGPVESVAFIQCAGSRDQDHLPYCSAVCCRVSLKQARYIREQYPEAKVYIIYKDLRSPAQFELFYANVQKDDGIFMTKGEIAGVAKDDDGRLIIDVEETLLDEDIRLKTDMVVLATGMVPTSKVADKILEETEKTTEETAKSEDIKEGETSDGKKAAEAAEPGAKILNLTYRQGTDLPTLKYGYPDSHFICFPYETRRTAIYAAGAVRNPMDFASSINDAYGAGMKAIQAVEAVAKGQAVHPRSGDLSIPEFFLQRCTQCKRCTEECPFGTLDEDAKGTPQPHPFRCRRCGICMGACPERIITFKNYNINQMSKMIKSIHVPDEFEEKPRILAFICENDALPAVDMAAFRRMQYNAMIRIIPLRCLGSMNTIWVGDALSSGFDGVILIGCKKGDDYQCHFIRGSELANTRMDNVRDKLKQLVLEEDRVELHELAISDFDKIPKIFDDFLETIESVGPNPYKGM from the coding sequence ATGGATCTGAAAATTGGAGTTTATATATGCCAGGGCTGCGAAATCGGGAAAAGCCTTGATATAGATCAGTTGATAAAGGAAAGCGAAGCCGGCAAATGTGCCGTATGCAAGAACAAAGAAATTCTCTGCAGTAAAGAGGCCATTGAGGAAATTCACCGCGATATTGCCGAGCAGCAGTTAAATCGGGTTGTTATCTGTGCCTGTTCCGGCCGGACATTTCCCGAGCTGTTTGATTTCGGTCCGGAGATTTTAACCGACCGGGTCAGTCTGCGGGAATATGTCGCCTGGACCCATCCGGCCAATGACGAGGACACCCAGATGCTGGCCGAGGATTATGTCAGAATGGGTATTGCCAAGGTTTCTCACGGGGAACCGCCGGTTCCTTTTATCGAAGAAACCAGCAAAGATATTCTTGTCATCGGAGGCGGAATGACCGGCATGACAGCGGCTCGGGCGGCCGCCGAAGCCGGGTACAAAGTTGTCCTGGTGGAAAAGGAAAATCAGCTGGGGGGCTGGGCGGCCAAATTCAAAAAGGTCTTTCCCAAACATCCACCTTATGACGAACTGGAGAATCCCGGTTTTGAGGAACTGGTCGATGTTGTCAGCAAGCATAAAAACATCGCTCTACATAAATCCACCAAAGTTAAAAAGATTTCAGGTGAACCGGGTAAATTCGAGGTTGTCCTGGAAAGTAATGGTCAGACCACGGAGCTGAAAACCGGGGCTATAATTCAGGCCAGCGGCTGGAGACCATATGATGCCAATAAACTCGGCCATCTGGGCTATGGTCTGTCGCCCGATGTTGTCACCAATATTCAAATCGAAGAGATGGTCAATAATGGCGGGATAAAACGCCCCTCGAATGGCGGCCCGGTTGAAAGCGTGGCGTTTATTCAGTGTGCCGGATCCCGCGATCAGGACCATCTTCCCTACTGCTCGGCGGTATGTTGCCGGGTTTCGCTGAAGCAGGCCCGGTATATCCGTGAGCAGTATCCCGAAGCTAAAGTTTATATCATCTATAAAGACCTCCGTTCACCGGCTCAATTCGAATTGTTTTATGCCAATGTTCAGAAAGACGATGGCATTTTCATGACCAAAGGTGAAATAGCCGGGGTAGCCAAGGATGATGACGGCAGGTTGATTATTGATGTAGAAGAGACTCTTCTGGACGAAGATATCAGGCTTAAAACCGATATGGTGGTGCTGGCCACGGGAATGGTGCCGACCTCAAAGGTGGCTGATAAGATCCTGGAAGAGACCGAGAAAACCACTGAAGAAACCGCGAAATCCGAGGACATCAAAGAGGGTGAAACATCCGATGGTAAAAAAGCGGCCGAGGCCGCCGAACCGGGAGCCAAAATCCTGAATCTGACATATCGGCAGGGAACTGATCTGCCAACCCTGAAGTACGGCTATCCTGATTCGCATTTTATCTGTTTTCCGTACGAAACCAGACGAACGGCCATTTATGCGGCCGGAGCGGTTCGCAATCCGATGGATTTCGCCAGCAGTATTAACGATGCCTACGGAGCCGGAATGAAAGCCATCCAGGCGGTGGAAGCCGTGGCCAAGGGCCAGGCGGTTCACCCCCGCTCCGGTGATCTTTCCATCCCGGAATTCTTCCTCCAGCGTTGCACCCAGTGCAAGCGCTGTACCGAAGAGTGTCCTTTCGGGACTTTGGACGAGGACGCCAAGGGGACGCCGCAACCGCACCCGTTCCGTTGCCGCCGTTGCGGTATCTGTATGGGGGCCTGCCCGGAGCGGATCATCACCTTTAAGAATTACAATATCAACCAGATGTCCAAGATGATCAAATCCATCCATGTGCCCGATGAGTTTGAGGAAAAACCGCGTATCCTGGCATTTATCTGTGAAAACGATGCTCTTCCGGCAGTCGATATGGCGGCCTTCAGAAGAATGCAGTATAATGCCATGATCAGAATCATTCCTCTCAGGTGCCTTGGTTCTATGAATACCATCTGGGTCGGTGATGCCCTTTCAAGCGGCTTCGACGGGGTTATTCTGATCGGGTGTAAAAAGGGTGATGATTACCAGTGCCATTTCATTCGCGGGAGTGAATTGGCCAACACCAGAATGGATAATGTCCGGGACAAGTTGAAGCAGCTGGTTCTCGAGGAGGATCGGGTCGAGTTGCATGAGTTGGCTATTTCGGATTTTGACAAGATTCCGAAAATTTTCGATGATTTTCTGGAGACCATCGAATCGGTCGGACCCAATCCTTATAAAGGTATGTAA
- the dsrA gene encoding dissimilatory-type sulfite reductase subunit alpha, whose protein sequence is MADNIPKTPKLDELEKGKWPSFVREIKMAAKTNPMAGDLLGQLEQSYNEKIGHWKHGGIVGVMGYGGGVIGRYSDLPDKWPNISHFHTMRINHPSGWFYTTDALRKICDIWEKRGSGLTNLHGSTGDLILLGTTTDQLEPTFSDLQKIDFDIGGSGSDLRTPSCCCGMARCEWACYDTMALTYDLTMHYQDELHRPAFPYKFKFKMSGCPNDCVAAIARADLSVIGTWRDSIQINQDAVREYADRGMDIKADVVDNCPSKCMDWDGRELNIANEYCVRCMHCINVMPKALRPGKDRGATLLLGAKAPIIEGALLSSVIVPFVKIKPPYSEIKNLVDKIWDVWGDEGKNRERVGEFIQRVGMGNFLDAIGVDPIPEMVAHPRENPYVFYEEYYEEDDGEEEEEES, encoded by the coding sequence ATGGCGGACAATATCCCAAAAACCCCAAAACTTGATGAGCTTGAGAAAGGTAAATGGCCCAGTTTTGTCAGAGAGATAAAAATGGCGGCCAAGACCAACCCGATGGCCGGGGACCTTCTCGGGCAGCTGGAACAATCCTATAATGAGAAAATCGGCCACTGGAAACATGGCGGCATTGTCGGCGTCATGGGTTACGGCGGCGGCGTTATCGGCCGTTATTCCGACCTTCCGGACAAATGGCCGAACATTTCACATTTTCATACGATGCGTATCAATCATCCGTCCGGCTGGTTCTATACCACCGACGCTCTGCGCAAGATATGTGATATCTGGGAAAAACGCGGTTCGGGCCTGACCAACCTGCATGGCTCGACGGGTGACTTAATTCTCCTGGGCACCACCACCGATCAACTGGAGCCGACCTTCTCCGATCTGCAGAAGATTGATTTCGATATCGGCGGTTCCGGTTCCGACCTGCGGACTCCGAGTTGCTGTTGCGGGATGGCGCGTTGCGAATGGGCCTGCTATGACACCATGGCTCTCACCTATGACCTGACCATGCATTATCAGGATGAACTGCATCGGCCGGCTTTTCCCTACAAGTTCAAATTCAAAATGTCGGGTTGTCCCAACGACTGCGTCGCCGCGATAGCCCGGGCTGATCTGTCCGTTATCGGCACCTGGCGCGACAGCATCCAGATTAACCAAGATGCCGTTCGTGAGTATGCCGACCGCGGCATGGACATCAAGGCCGATGTGGTCGATAATTGCCCCTCCAAGTGCATGGACTGGGATGGCAGGGAACTTAATATTGCCAACGAATACTGCGTCCGTTGTATGCATTGTATCAATGTCATGCCCAAGGCTCTGCGGCCGGGCAAAGACCGCGGCGCCACCCTTCTTCTTGGTGCCAAGGCTCCGATCATCGAGGGGGCTCTATTGTCCTCGGTCATCGTCCCGTTTGTCAAAATTAAGCCGCCTTACAGCGAGATCAAGAATCTCGTTGATAAGATTTGGGATGTCTGGGGTGATGAAGGCAAAAACCGTGAACGCGTCGGAGAATTCATCCAGCGCGTCGGGATGGGCAATTTCCTTGATGCCATCGGAGTCGATCCAATACCCGAAATGGTGGCTCATCCGCGTGAGAATCCGTATGTCTTCTATGAGGAGTATTACGAAGAGGACGACGGCGAAGAAGAGGAAGAAGAATCATAA
- the dsrB gene encoding dissimilatory-type sulfite reductase subunit beta: MQERRTDFGPPHYERFLPPIIKENYGKWQYHEILKPGVMVHVSESGAKLYTVRAASGRLISIQKIRIYCDLADKYCDGYLRFTSRHNIEFLLTKEENIDPLIADLKELGHPVGGIGNAITAIVHTQGWVHCHSAATDASGVVKCVMDDLIEYFEERKLPGKLRIALACCLNMCGAVHCSDIAILGIHRRPPKVDHSKVNKLCEIPNVSASCPTAAIRPATVDGNPSVEVIEERCMFCANCYTVCPAMPLNDPLNDGVSIWVGGKVSNARHEPMFSKLAIPFIPNNPPRWPEVTEAIRNLVELWAKHAKKYERMGEWIERIGWPKFFRLSGIEFQKEHIDDFKYAGLTFKRSTHLTF, from the coding sequence ATGCAGGAAAGAAGGACCGATTTCGGGCCTCCCCATTACGAGCGATTTTTGCCGCCGATTATTAAAGAAAACTACGGCAAGTGGCAATATCATGAGATTCTCAAGCCCGGTGTCATGGTGCATGTATCCGAATCCGGGGCCAAGCTCTATACGGTTAGAGCCGCCTCCGGGCGTTTGATCAGCATTCAGAAGATTCGCATCTACTGTGATCTGGCCGACAAGTATTGTGACGGTTATCTGCGTTTCACCAGCCGTCACAATATTGAATTCCTTCTAACCAAGGAAGAAAATATCGATCCATTGATTGCCGATCTCAAGGAACTCGGTCATCCCGTGGGCGGTATCGGCAATGCCATCACGGCTATTGTTCACACCCAGGGCTGGGTTCACTGCCACTCGGCGGCCACTGATGCATCGGGGGTTGTCAAGTGCGTCATGGACGATCTCATCGAATATTTCGAAGAGAGGAAATTGCCCGGTAAACTGAGAATCGCGCTGGCCTGCTGTTTGAATATGTGCGGTGCCGTCCACTGTTCGGATATCGCAATTCTCGGTATCCATCGTCGCCCGCCAAAAGTCGACCATTCCAAGGTCAACAAGCTGTGCGAGATTCCCAACGTATCGGCTTCCTGTCCGACAGCGGCCATCCGGCCGGCCACGGTTGACGGCAACCCGTCGGTCGAGGTTATTGAAGAACGCTGTATGTTCTGCGCCAACTGTTATACCGTCTGTCCGGCCATGCCTTTGAACGACCCGCTCAATGACGGTGTTTCGATCTGGGTCGGCGGCAAGGTTTCCAATGCCCGCCATGAACCCATGTTTTCCAAACTTGCCATTCCCTTCATACCGAACAACCCGCCACGCTGGCCGGAAGTGACCGAGGCCATTCGGAATCTGGTCGAACTATGGGCCAAGCATGCCAAGAAGTATGAGAGAATGGGCGAATGGATTGAAAGAATCGGCTGGCCGAAGTTTTTCAGGCTTTCCGGAATTGAATTCCAGAAGGAACACATTGATGACTTCAAGTATGCCGGTTTGACTTTCAAGCGTTCGACACATTTAACCTTCTAA
- a CDS encoding cobyrinate a,c-diamide synthase, protein MAVMTPRLVIAGLAGDSGKTIVSLSILAALSRKGLSIAAFKKGPDYIDAAWLGYMAGTPCRNLDTFMVDPDEVLGSFAAHAAGTDLALIEGNRGVFDGRDVDGTHSTAGLAELLQAPVILVVTPVKVTRTMAAMIKGCIDFAPKIRFAGVIINRAAGIRHRNIVADTIERYCHLPVLGSIPRLDSEEVFIPGRHLGLTTPSEFGFGPELTGRLTDIASNYLDLDRILEIARQAEPLESPRSVTTDSVRSVVRIGYFKDSVFTFYYPENLEALRAAGAELVAISSLDDKYLPDLDGLYIGGGFPETQAERLAANTTMLASVKNAAENGLPIYAECGGLIYLSRSITWNDNRYPMAGVFPIDLIMNRQPVGHGYSIITIDQPNPFFETGQVIRGHEFHYSEPAPDQKISESCMLVETGCGLGQGRDGLVSGNTLACYLHIHADGVKSWAPALVKKAIKYRQGRGKGIAGGFRIAI, encoded by the coding sequence ATGGCAGTTATGACACCCAGGCTTGTAATTGCCGGTCTGGCCGGTGATTCAGGCAAAACGATTGTCAGTTTAAGTATCCTTGCGGCTCTTTCGCGCAAAGGGCTGTCGATCGCGGCTTTTAAAAAGGGTCCGGACTATATCGACGCCGCCTGGCTCGGTTATATGGCCGGGACGCCTTGCCGTAATCTGGATACTTTCATGGTCGATCCGGATGAGGTTTTGGGTTCTTTCGCGGCTCATGCCGCCGGAACCGACCTGGCCCTGATCGAGGGCAATCGGGGTGTTTTTGATGGCCGTGATGTTGACGGGACACACAGCACTGCGGGGCTTGCCGAATTACTGCAAGCCCCGGTTATTCTGGTGGTCACTCCCGTCAAGGTTACTCGTACGATGGCGGCCATGATTAAGGGATGTATCGACTTCGCCCCAAAAATTCGATTTGCCGGGGTTATAATCAATCGGGCGGCAGGAATCCGCCATCGGAACATCGTGGCCGATACCATCGAAAGATATTGTCATCTTCCTGTCCTTGGCTCTATTCCCCGGTTGGATAGTGAGGAGGTGTTCATTCCCGGACGGCATCTGGGTCTGACCACTCCGTCCGAATTCGGATTCGGGCCGGAATTAACCGGGAGACTTACTGATATCGCCAGCAATTATCTTGATCTGGATCGTATCCTTGAAATCGCCCGGCAGGCCGAACCGCTGGAATCGCCCCGATCGGTCACCACTGATAGTGTTCGGTCGGTGGTTCGCATCGGGTACTTTAAAGATTCTGTTTTCACCTTTTATTATCCGGAAAATCTGGAGGCTCTCAGGGCGGCCGGGGCCGAACTGGTGGCGATATCGTCGCTTGATGATAAATATCTTCCCGACCTGGACGGGCTTTATATCGGGGGTGGTTTCCCCGAGACCCAGGCCGAGCGGTTGGCTGCAAATACAACCATGCTGGCGTCGGTTAAAAATGCCGCCGAAAACGGTTTGCCGATTTATGCCGAATGCGGCGGTTTGATTTATCTTTCGCGGTCAATTACCTGGAATGATAATAGGTACCCCATGGCCGGGGTTTTTCCAATAGATTTGATAATGAACCGGCAACCGGTCGGTCACGGTTATTCCATTATTACCATTGATCAACCCAACCCGTTTTTCGAAACCGGTCAAGTAATTCGAGGTCACGAGTTCCACTATTCCGAACCGGCTCCGGACCAGAAAATTTCGGAAAGCTGTATGCTGGTCGAAACCGGTTGCGGATTGGGTCAGGGGCGGGATGGTTTAGTCAGCGGCAATACTCTTGCCTGTTATTTGCATATCCATGCCGATGGTGTGAAAAGCTGGGCGCCGGCGCTGGTAAAGAAGGCCATTAAGTACAGACAGGGTCGCGGAAAGGGAATTGCCGGTGGTTTCAGAATCGCAATCTGA
- a CDS encoding FAD-dependent oxidoreductase produces the protein MAKIVKKKKKGLGGISRSAGGSSVETSPLRPQFVEKRPPCGDNCPNYNPIRKMLMTIQKAESLGKTPEQAFKEAFYIFLEKTPFPSVCGRVCPHPCESECNRKEKEGAVSINKVERYIGDFGLNKKLKPKMLVEESRPEKIAVVGSGPAGMSCAYQLARRGYKVTVFEAFPKTGGMLRYGIPDYRLPQDILDAEINRILDMGVELKLNTSVGNDISIDDLRRDYKATFVAIGAHQGLKLRVKGEEAENVWTGTDFLHKVNAGEKVEVGDNVVVIGGGDTAIDAARVARRLGAEATILYRRTRAEMPAIDEEITGAEEEGVRIDLLAAPIEIYQENGRAIGMKCQRMELGEPDDSGRRRPVPIEGDTYDLKFTTLIAAISQAPDFKGFDDLIEGRDWIKVDEKYKSIKSDKIYSGGDNINLGLVIDGIYHGRRAALAIDELLAGKALPVEPHPMGVIRFDKMKLDYYEKMDRTPITEIPVEERLGKLDAEIVKTYTDEEAIKEAKRCMSCGMCFDCGSCWSYCQDNAVIKPLVKGAEYKFKLEFCNGCKKCAENCPCGYIEMH, from the coding sequence ATGGCAAAAATAGTCAAGAAAAAGAAAAAAGGTCTTGGCGGTATCAGCCGGTCGGCCGGCGGATCAAGTGTTGAGACCTCTCCGCTACGACCGCAATTTGTCGAAAAGAGGCCGCCCTGCGGTGACAACTGCCCGAATTATAATCCAATCAGAAAAATGTTGATGACCATCCAGAAGGCCGAGAGTCTCGGGAAAACACCCGAGCAAGCTTTTAAGGAAGCTTTTTATATTTTTCTGGAAAAAACGCCTTTCCCATCCGTTTGCGGTCGGGTATGTCCTCACCCCTGCGAATCGGAGTGCAATCGGAAAGAAAAAGAGGGTGCTGTCAGTATCAATAAAGTGGAACGCTATATCGGCGATTTCGGTCTGAATAAGAAGTTGAAACCGAAAATGCTGGTTGAGGAAAGCCGCCCGGAAAAGATCGCGGTGGTCGGTTCCGGCCCGGCCGGGATGTCGTGTGCCTACCAGCTGGCTCGGCGCGGTTATAAAGTTACTGTCTTTGAAGCTTTTCCGAAAACGGGCGGAATGCTCCGTTACGGTATTCCCGATTATCGTCTACCGCAGGATATCCTGGACGCCGAAATCAATCGGATTCTGGATATGGGAGTGGAACTCAAGTTGAATACTTCGGTCGGCAATGATATCAGCATTGATGATCTCCGCCGCGATTACAAAGCCACTTTCGTAGCTATTGGCGCGCATCAGGGTCTCAAACTCCGGGTCAAGGGCGAGGAAGCCGAGAATGTCTGGACGGGGACTGATTTCCTGCATAAGGTCAACGCCGGTGAGAAGGTTGAAGTGGGAGATAATGTGGTTGTTATCGGTGGGGGCGATACCGCCATCGATGCCGCCCGGGTGGCCCGCCGCCTGGGAGCCGAAGCAACCATACTCTACCGCCGGACCAGGGCGGAAATGCCGGCCATTGATGAAGAAATTACCGGCGCCGAGGAAGAAGGTGTCAGGATTGATCTTCTGGCCGCCCCGATAGAAATTTACCAGGAAAACGGCCGGGCAATCGGGATGAAATGCCAGCGGATGGAACTTGGTGAACCCGATGATTCCGGACGCCGGCGGCCGGTACCGATCGAGGGCGACACCTATGATCTGAAATTCACCACCCTGATTGCGGCTATCAGCCAGGCCCCTGATTTCAAAGGATTCGATGATTTGATCGAGGGCCGCGACTGGATTAAAGTTGATGAGAAGTACAAATCGATCAAATCCGATAAAATATACTCGGGCGGTGATAATATTAACCTAGGTCTGGTCATTGACGGCATTTATCACGGCCGAAGGGCCGCTCTGGCTATCGACGAACTTCTCGCCGGTAAAGCGTTGCCGGTGGAACCGCATCCCATGGGCGTTATCCGTTTCGATAAGATGAAACTCGATTACTATGAAAAGATGGATCGAACCCCTATCACGGAAATACCGGTTGAAGAACGGCTCGGTAAACTTGATGCCGAAATCGTCAAAACTTATACCGATGAAGAAGCCATCAAGGAAGCCAAGCGGTGTATGAGTTGCGGAATGTGTTTCGATTGCGGATCATGCTGGAGTTATTGCCAGGATAATGCGGTTATTAAACCGCTTGTAAAGGGTGCGGAATACAAATTCAAGCTCGAATTCTGTAACGGTTGCAAGAAATGCGCCGAGAACTGCCCTTGCGGTTATATAGAGATGCATTAA
- a CDS encoding TusE/DsrC/DsvC family sulfur relay protein, producing the protein MPIFEQGDIKIEVDEDGFMQEPDQWNEAVAKALATTEGVNEMTEEHWKLANYLRDYYLKFGIAPMIRKLCKETGFSLKKVYELYPSGPAKGACKVAGLPKPTGCV; encoded by the coding sequence ATGCCTATATTTGAACAAGGCGATATCAAAATTGAGGTCGATGAAGACGGTTTCATGCAGGAACCGGATCAGTGGAACGAAGCAGTTGCCAAAGCTCTCGCGACGACCGAGGGTGTCAATGAAATGACTGAGGAGCACTGGAAACTGGCCAACTATCTTCGTGATTATTACCTGAAATTCGGAATCGCCCCGATGATTCGGAAGCTCTGCAAAGAGACCGGATTCTCATTGAAAAAGGTATATGAACTGTATCCATCGGGACCGGCCAAGGGCGCCTGCAAAGTGGCGGGTCTTCCCAAACCAACCGGCTGTGTGTAA
- a CDS encoding RsbRD N-terminal domain-containing protein translates to MNLIEVLNEHRRDIENGWIRSILETYPPDSVKFFARQKDRFQNPVGQAISNGVAILLDELLADFNTAQIESAVDDIVRIRSIQDFTPSQAVEFIFILKKIIRDTIGNSIITHNLVDELVDFENRIDRMALIIFDTYSKCREQVYEIRIRQARAGGMKLIERLNKKYGIPDPDSGL, encoded by the coding sequence ATGAATTTAATTGAAGTGCTGAACGAACATCGCCGGGATATCGAAAACGGCTGGATCCGTTCGATCCTGGAAACATATCCACCCGATTCGGTGAAGTTTTTTGCCCGGCAAAAAGACCGGTTCCAAAACCCGGTGGGGCAGGCAATTTCCAATGGTGTCGCCATACTGCTGGATGAATTACTGGCTGATTTTAATACCGCCCAAATCGAATCGGCAGTCGATGATATCGTCCGGATCAGGTCGATCCAGGATTTTACCCCCTCGCAGGCGGTGGAATTCATTTTTATCCTCAAAAAAATAATCAGAGATACTATAGGTAATTCGATCATCACCCATAATCTGGTTGATGAACTTGTCGATTTCGAAAATCGTATCGATCGGATGGCCCTGATAATCTTTGATACCTATTCGAAATGCCGTGAACAGGTCTATGAGATTCGTATCCGCCAGGCCCGTGCGGGCGGTATGAAACTGATCGAACGTCTTAATAAAAAATACGGGATTCCCGATCCGGACTCGGGATTATGA
- the dsrM gene encoding sulfate reduction electron transfer complex DsrMKJOP subunit DsrM: MRGLYSLFILLALICLALLGVSLLQWHYLFGVIIPYLAVALFIVGIIYRVVKWARSPVPFRIPTTAGQQKSLPWIKANNLESPSNIWGVLGRMLLEILFFRSLFRNTKADIRDGRIIYGGNKWLWLGGLAFHYTFLVIVIRHFRFFMEPVPRIIELIQNLDGLMQVGVPVIYMTDFIFLGAVGYLFLRRVVIPQVRYISLESDYFPLFLLLAIGTTGVMMRYFTGLRVDIIAVKEMVIGLINFNPAVVSGIGAMFYLHLFLVSLLLVYFPISKLMHMGGVFLSPTRNLANNSRVRRHINPWDYPVKGHSYEEWEDEFRELIKGAGMPLDKE; the protein is encoded by the coding sequence ATGAGAGGATTGTATTCTTTGTTTATCTTACTCGCCCTTATTTGCCTGGCCCTGCTGGGGGTATCGTTGCTTCAGTGGCATTACCTCTTCGGCGTAATTATTCCCTACCTCGCGGTGGCGTTGTTCATCGTGGGAATAATCTACCGGGTCGTCAAATGGGCGCGTTCGCCGGTACCTTTTCGAATTCCCACAACCGCCGGGCAACAAAAATCATTACCGTGGATTAAAGCCAATAATCTTGAAAGCCCCTCCAATATCTGGGGTGTTCTGGGCCGGATGCTTCTTGAGATTCTGTTTTTCAGATCACTCTTCAGAAATACCAAAGCCGATATCAGGGATGGCCGGATTATATACGGCGGCAACAAATGGCTCTGGCTGGGCGGTCTCGCCTTTCATTACACTTTTCTCGTTATTGTCATCAGGCATTTCCGGTTTTTCATGGAACCGGTCCCCCGGATTATTGAACTCATTCAAAATCTCGATGGTTTAATGCAGGTGGGTGTCCCCGTTATATATATGACCGATTTCATCTTTTTGGGGGCAGTCGGGTATCTTTTCTTAAGACGGGTCGTTATCCCTCAGGTCAGGTATATTTCGCTGGAATCCGATTATTTTCCGCTGTTTTTACTTCTGGCCATCGGAACCACCGGGGTCATGATGAGATATTTTACGGGTTTGCGGGTGGATATCATAGCGGTCAAAGAGATGGTAATCGGGTTGATCAATTTCAATCCCGCAGTCGTCTCCGGAATCGGGGCCATGTTTTATCTGCACCTGTTCCTGGTCAGTTTGCTTCTGGTCTATTTCCCGATTAGTAAATTGATGCATATGGGCGGGGTTTTCCTAAGTCCCACTCGGAACCTGGCCAACAACAGCCGCGTGCGCCGGCATATAAACCCCTGGGATTACCCGGTTAAGGGTCATTCATACGAGGAATGGGAAGATGAGTTCCGGGAATTGATTAAGGGTGCGGGAATGCCCCTGGATAAGGAATAG